The Clostridium sp. AWRP genome has a window encoding:
- a CDS encoding PHP domain-containing protein, with product MYKKGDFHLHTTSSDGNLFPSKLVCMAKREGVDIISITDHDTLSGIDEALNEGEKIGIKVIPGIELSTLYENKSVHILGYFKDISHISPKFINFLKEMNLYRINRAKKIVNNLYKFFNIKLDFESILKIANGVVARPHIAKAIINAGYNYSFDYIFSNFIGDSSPAYVPNKKLSTIEGIKMLSSLNAMVVLAHPVLVKDINIEDLMKLPFHGIEAIYPANKGCDTEKFIKYAKKYKKIITAGSDFHSTNKKSLKHGHSIGEVYLSENQINDFLSKLKSL from the coding sequence TTGTATAAAAAAGGAGACTTTCACTTACATACTACTTCCTCTGATGGTAACTTATTTCCATCAAAACTAGTATGCATGGCAAAACGAGAAGGTGTTGATATTATTTCAATAACAGACCATGATACCTTATCTGGTATAGATGAAGCTTTAAATGAAGGAGAAAAAATAGGTATCAAAGTTATTCCTGGAATAGAACTATCTACCTTGTATGAAAATAAAAGCGTTCATATACTAGGGTATTTTAAAGATATTTCTCATATATCTCCAAAGTTTATAAACTTCTTAAAAGAAATGAACTTATACAGAATAAACAGAGCAAAAAAAATAGTAAATAATTTATATAAATTTTTCAATATAAAACTTGATTTTGAAAGCATATTAAAGATAGCTAATGGAGTTGTAGCAAGACCCCATATAGCAAAAGCCATAATAAATGCAGGTTATAATTACAGTTTTGATTACATATTTTCAAATTTTATTGGAGATTCCAGTCCTGCCTATGTTCCAAATAAAAAACTTTCTACAATAGAAGGAATAAAAATGCTATCGTCTTTAAATGCTATGGTTGTACTTGCTCACCCTGTACTTGTAAAAGATATAAATATAGAAGATTTAATGAAACTTCCTTTTCACGGTATAGAAGCTATTTATCCTGCTAATAAAGGTTGTGATACAGAAAAATTTATAAAATATGCTAAAAAGTATAAAAAAATCATAACTGCAGGATCTGATTTCCATTCTACAAACAAAAAAAGTTTAAAACACGGTCATTCTATAGGTGAAGTTTATTTAAGTGAAAATCAAATAAATGATTTTTTAAGCAAACTTAAAAGTTTATAA
- a CDS encoding phage holin family protein: MGDTNKQPERSTWGGYILRFVLTVVVLAITSFLTPGFKISGLWSYVAAAVVISLIDYLVERFMNIDASPFGKGVKGFVIAAVILYLTQFLVPYMRVTIVGAILAAIVIGILDAVIPGRVM, encoded by the coding sequence ATGGGTGATACAAATAAGCAACCTGAAAGATCTACATGGGGAGGTTATATATTAAGATTTGTTTTAACGGTGGTTGTACTGGCAATAACTTCATTTTTAACACCTGGTTTTAAGATATCAGGATTATGGTCATATGTAGCTGCAGCAGTTGTAATAAGTTTAATAGATTATTTAGTGGAAAGATTTATGAATATAGATGCGTCTCCTTTTGGGAAGGGAGTAAAAGGTTTTGTAATTGCAGCTGTAATATTATATTTAACTCAATTTTTAGTTCCATATATGAGAGTTACTATAGTAGGAGCTATTTTGGCAGCAATAGTTATTGGAATATTAGATGCCGTAATACCAGGAAGGGTTATGTAA
- a CDS encoding amino acid permease, protein MQSVAEQKQEGTYELKRGLKARHLNMIALGGAIGTGLFLALGATIKQAGPGGALVAYGCIGVMVYFLMTSLGEMATYMPDSGSFSTYATKFVDPALGFALGWNYWYNWAITVATEMVAGALIMKFWFPGVPSIIWSVCFLVLIVGLNLLSAKAYGESEFWFAGIKVFTVIVFLIVGVATICGIFNGKPVGFKNFTVGDAPFVGGFKSIFLVFLIAGFSFQGTELIGIAAGESENPEKTIPKAINAVFWRILLFYIGTIFVVGALIPYMNAGVDTSPFTMVFQKAGIAGAASLMNAVVLTSVLSAGNSGMYASTRMLYSMAKEKNAPACFAKVNSRGVPVNSLILTTIVASACFLTGFYAETTVYVWLVAASGLAGFVAWVGIAFCHYRFRKAYTLQKRDFSKLKYKAKLFPLGPIIALVLCIVVILGQGITYFGEAKIDWGGVISSYIGLPLFFGLWVWYKKRHSTKVIKLEDVDFNSIEKEVENMK, encoded by the coding sequence ATGCAGAGTGTTGCAGAACAAAAACAAGAGGGGACCTATGAACTTAAAAGAGGTCTTAAAGCCAGGCATTTAAATATGATTGCTTTGGGCGGAGCTATAGGAACAGGATTATTTTTAGCTCTAGGAGCTACGATTAAACAGGCGGGTCCTGGAGGAGCACTTGTGGCTTATGGCTGTATAGGAGTTATGGTTTATTTTTTAATGACAAGTTTAGGAGAAATGGCAACGTACATGCCTGATTCAGGTTCCTTTAGTACATATGCCACTAAGTTTGTAGATCCGGCACTGGGTTTTGCACTTGGATGGAACTATTGGTACAATTGGGCTATAACTGTTGCAACAGAAATGGTGGCAGGGGCCTTGATAATGAAATTTTGGTTTCCAGGTGTACCGTCTATTATATGGAGTGTATGTTTTTTAGTACTTATAGTTGGACTTAATTTATTGTCTGCAAAAGCCTACGGAGAATCAGAATTTTGGTTTGCTGGTATAAAAGTTTTTACAGTTATCGTATTTTTAATTGTAGGTGTGGCAACTATTTGTGGAATATTTAATGGAAAACCTGTAGGATTTAAAAACTTTACAGTAGGAGATGCGCCTTTTGTAGGTGGCTTTAAATCTATATTTTTAGTTTTCTTAATTGCAGGATTTTCTTTTCAAGGTACAGAACTTATAGGTATAGCAGCAGGAGAAAGTGAAAATCCAGAAAAAACTATACCAAAGGCAATTAATGCTGTATTTTGGAGAATATTATTATTTTATATAGGTACAATATTTGTAGTAGGAGCTCTTATACCTTATATGAATGCAGGAGTTGATACAAGTCCTTTTACAATGGTATTTCAAAAGGCAGGTATAGCAGGAGCGGCTTCTCTTATGAATGCAGTTGTTTTAACTTCTGTTTTATCTGCAGGAAATTCTGGAATGTATGCTTCAACGAGAATGTTATATTCTATGGCTAAAGAAAAAAATGCACCAGCATGTTTTGCAAAAGTTAATTCAAGGGGAGTACCGGTAAATTCACTTATACTTACTACTATAGTAGCATCTGCTTGTTTTTTAACTGGATTTTATGCAGAAACTACGGTGTATGTATGGTTAGTAGCAGCTTCAGGACTTGCAGGATTTGTAGCCTGGGTTGGAATAGCATTTTGCCATTATCGTTTTAGAAAGGCTTATACTTTACAAAAACGTGATTTTAGTAAGTTAAAATATAAGGCTAAATTATTTCCACTGGGTCCGATTATAGCACTTGTGCTTTGTATTGTGGTTATCTTAGGCCAAGGTATTACTTATTTTGGAGAAGCTAAAATAGATTGGGGT
- a CDS encoding alpha/beta-type small acid-soluble spore protein gives MANSRGNRVLVPQAKEALDKFKMESAREVGVNLKEGYNGDLTSREAGSVGGNMVKKMIQAYEQGLK, from the coding sequence ATGGCAAACAGTAGAGGAAACAGAGTCTTAGTTCCACAAGCTAAAGAGGCTTTAGATAAATTTAAAATGGAATCAGCTAGAGAAGTAGGAGTAAATTTAAAAGAAGGTTATAATGGAGATCTTACCTCTAGAGAAGCAGGTTCCGTAGGTGGAAATATGGTTAAAAAGATGATTCAGGCCTATGAACAGGGCTTAAAATAA
- a CDS encoding MutS family DNA mismatch repair protein, producing MDEIEEIYCRRKKHYDHLVKRQSSAVVCMSRLRFLIFLLGIIFIVGLYIKNYYYMSLSIFLVSAILFVLAVRVHEKLKQNTDFTKKLVKINCNSLKRIVGDWKEFNEKGENFRNVEHNYSWDLDIFGENSLFQCINCCNTYLGKENLKNVLSSPLGNSKDIEKRQSAVLELSSKLKWRQHLEAQSSSIEDNKESVSKLKEIVSTKNSTYRNKYIIVVFKIIPIVTIMLLFMSFVFHFFNNSIGYAALVVQIILLLPGAKNRFSTLNTVFNLKSNIRSYEKTISLICKEEFQSDYLKDLKSMLLKKQNGKLKNAAEEIYKLKKISESISQRQNIAYIILNIFFLWDYQCMFAFEKWREQNGSELYGWIETVGKFEMLSSLAVIAFDHSNWTMPQILDNSLVLKADSMAHPLLWDKAVCNNLDLNKNSKVALITGSNMSGKSTFLRTAGINLVLAYSGAPVRAKSFCCSIMSIYTCMRISDNLEKNISSFYGEILRIKSIVEAANRGENIFFLLDEIFKGTNSIDRHTGAKILINELMDSNTCGMVSTHDLELCDIERESNERVKNYHFREYYKDNKIQFDYKLHRGASKTRNALYLMKMAGINVPDD from the coding sequence TTGGATGAAATTGAAGAAATCTACTGCAGAAGAAAAAAGCATTATGACCATCTTGTGAAAAGACAAAGTTCTGCTGTAGTATGTATGAGTAGGTTACGTTTTTTAATATTTTTGCTAGGAATAATCTTTATAGTAGGTTTATATATTAAAAACTATTACTATATGAGCTTAAGTATTTTTCTGGTTTCAGCTATATTGTTTGTACTTGCAGTAAGAGTCCATGAAAAGTTAAAACAAAATACAGATTTTACAAAAAAACTAGTAAAAATAAATTGTAATTCGCTAAAAAGAATAGTTGGTGATTGGAAAGAATTTAACGAAAAAGGAGAAAATTTTAGGAATGTAGAGCATAATTATTCCTGGGATCTTGATATATTTGGTGAAAACTCATTATTTCAATGCATTAATTGTTGTAATACTTATCTTGGAAAGGAAAACTTAAAAAATGTGCTGTCATCACCTTTAGGAAATTCTAAAGATATAGAAAAAAGACAAAGTGCGGTTTTGGAATTGTCATCTAAATTGAAGTGGAGACAGCATCTAGAGGCACAGAGTTCATCCATAGAAGATAATAAGGAGAGTGTTTCAAAGCTTAAAGAAATAGTTTCAACTAAGAATTCAACATACAGAAATAAATACATTATAGTTGTATTTAAAATAATTCCTATTGTAACTATAATGCTTTTGTTTATGAGTTTTGTATTTCACTTTTTTAATAATTCTATAGGGTATGCAGCACTTGTAGTTCAAATAATTTTACTTTTACCAGGGGCTAAAAACAGATTTAGTACTTTAAACACGGTTTTTAATTTAAAAAGTAATATAAGATCTTATGAAAAAACTATATCTTTAATATGCAAAGAAGAATTTCAGAGTGATTACTTAAAAGACTTAAAAAGTATGCTATTAAAAAAACAAAATGGAAAATTGAAAAATGCAGCAGAAGAAATATATAAGCTAAAAAAGATATCAGAGAGCATATCTCAGCGCCAGAACATTGCATATATAATACTTAATATATTTTTCCTTTGGGATTATCAGTGTATGTTTGCCTTTGAAAAGTGGAGGGAACAAAATGGAAGTGAGCTTTATGGCTGGATTGAAACTGTTGGAAAATTTGAAATGTTGAGTAGTCTTGCAGTTATAGCATTTGACCATTCAAATTGGACAATGCCTCAAATTTTGGATAATTCCTTGGTTTTAAAAGCAGATTCTATGGCACATCCTCTTTTATGGGATAAGGCAGTTTGTAATAATCTGGATTTGAATAAAAATTCTAAAGTAGCGCTTATCACGGGATCAAATATGTCTGGGAAAAGCACTTTTTTAAGAACAGCAGGTATAAATTTAGTACTTGCTTATTCGGGGGCACCGGTTCGTGCAAAATCATTTTGTTGTTCTATAATGAGTATTTACACCTGTATGCGAATAAGTGACAATTTAGAAAAAAATATATCTTCTTTTTATGGAGAAATTTTGAGAATAAAATCTATTGTAGAAGCTGCAAATAGAGGAGAAAATATTTTTTTCTTATTAGATGAAATATTTAAAGGCACTAATTCTATAGATAGGCACACTGGAGCTAAGATACTTATAAATGAATTAATGGATTCTAATACCTGTGGTATGGTATCAACTCATGATTTGGAATTATGTGATATAGAGAGGGAAAGTAATGAAAGAGTAAAAAATTATCATTTTAGAGAATATTATAAAGATAATAAAATACAGTTTGATTATAAATTACATAGAGGTGCATCGAAAACGAGAAATGCTCTGTATCTTATGAAAATGGCAGGAATTAATGTACCTGACGATTAA
- a CDS encoding hemerythrin family protein — protein sequence MFEWKDEYACGIKRIDDEHQKLFEIGQSIYELAVNENHVDYFGDILNLIDDLKEYTVYHFEDEEKIMQMYDYPGYSEQKRVHDKFIEKIENLDLDEIDEDTQKSILDILDFVYNWISSHILGMDLKIKDYFDELKVSRLKNSK from the coding sequence ATGTTTGAATGGAAAGATGAATATGCTTGTGGAATTAAGAGAATAGATGATGAGCACCAAAAGTTATTTGAAATAGGACAGTCCATATATGAGTTAGCTGTCAATGAAAATCATGTGGACTATTTTGGTGATATTTTAAATTTAATTGATGATCTAAAAGAGTATACTGTTTATCATTTTGAGGATGAAGAAAAGATTATGCAAATGTATGACTATCCAGGTTATTCGGAACAAAAACGAGTGCATGATAAATTTATAGAAAAAATAGAAAACTTGGATTTAGATGAAATAGATGAGGATACACAAAAATCAATTTTGGATATTTTGGATTTTGTGTACAATTGGATATCAAGTCATATATTAGGCATGGATCTGAAGATAAAAGATTATTTTGATGAGTTAAAAGTAAGTAGGTTGAAAAATAGCAAATAA